In Sphingobacterium zeae, one genomic interval encodes:
- a CDS encoding RagB/SusD family nutrient uptake outer membrane protein, whose translation MKKTATYLACLLFSAFGVSACKDYIDVVPDNVATIDNAFSLRNEAEKFLFTCYAWLPNNSDAQSNIGFLAGDEVWLPVAQREIYPANNWRIARGGQNVNQPLVDSWRGGLWTAIRDCNIFLENVSDLSKVPDLSVDDRSRWIGEVLFLKAYYHYLLFRQYGPIPVVENNISLDANQSAVRVEQRPVDEVVNYIVTLLDSAAQKAVPLIIPNKAAELGRVTKPIIQAVKAEVLLTAASPLFNGNTDYQSMRNSKGEQLFNPSYDASKWTKAAEAAKAAIESADAAGIRFFPFNKAEYGQFKMSDATAKVLGINLAFNERWSAEHIWANPNYQAWNIQRDAMPLLTPEAVVGTARQHLSAPLKIAEMFYTKNGVPINEDKTLDFNDKSTLRVATAADRYYIKEGYTTARLNFDREPRFYADLGFDGGIWFKFDTKSLSDEDTYYVQAKLNQPAGANNHGWINETGYFLKKLVNWEQAFSSNGVSYKSYPWPNMRLSDIYLMYAEALNEANGPSNEVYTYVDRIRERAGIQGVLSSWSQFSSNPDKPTTKEGLREIIQRERMIELAFEGKRYWDLRRWKLAVKYFNQNITGWSVNQEVSADYYQIRTLFQQTFVAPRDYFWPIAQGELTVNPSLTQSLGW comes from the coding sequence ATGAAAAAGACAGCCACCTATTTAGCATGCCTCTTGTTTAGTGCTTTTGGTGTTTCTGCCTGCAAAGATTATATCGACGTCGTTCCAGACAACGTGGCGACAATTGACAATGCCTTTTCCTTACGAAATGAAGCTGAGAAATTTCTCTTCACTTGTTATGCATGGTTACCCAATAATTCGGATGCTCAAAGCAACATTGGATTTCTCGCTGGCGACGAAGTTTGGCTACCTGTCGCCCAACGTGAAATCTATCCGGCTAACAACTGGCGAATCGCGCGCGGCGGGCAAAATGTGAACCAACCGCTAGTAGACTCTTGGAGAGGTGGCTTATGGACCGCTATCCGAGATTGCAATATCTTTTTGGAAAATGTTTCTGATCTATCCAAAGTACCCGATCTCTCCGTTGACGATCGTTCGCGATGGATTGGAGAAGTACTGTTTCTAAAAGCATATTATCATTATTTGTTATTCCGTCAATATGGTCCAATTCCTGTGGTTGAAAATAATATATCACTTGATGCAAACCAGTCAGCTGTACGCGTAGAACAACGTCCTGTGGATGAGGTTGTCAATTACATCGTTACTTTGTTAGATTCCGCAGCGCAAAAAGCTGTCCCCTTAATTATTCCGAACAAAGCAGCAGAATTAGGCCGGGTGACTAAACCCATCATTCAGGCTGTAAAAGCTGAAGTATTGCTCACTGCGGCAAGCCCTTTATTCAACGGAAATACAGATTATCAGTCGATGCGAAATAGCAAAGGTGAACAGCTTTTCAATCCTTCATACGATGCCTCAAAATGGACCAAAGCTGCGGAGGCCGCTAAAGCTGCAATTGAATCTGCCGATGCAGCGGGTATCCGTTTCTTCCCTTTCAATAAGGCTGAATATGGGCAGTTTAAGATGAGCGATGCAACAGCAAAGGTGCTAGGCATTAATTTAGCTTTCAATGAGCGCTGGTCTGCTGAACACATTTGGGCAAACCCCAATTATCAGGCATGGAATATACAGCGAGATGCGATGCCGCTGTTAACTCCAGAGGCAGTGGTCGGTACAGCAAGGCAGCACCTCAGCGCACCGCTAAAAATTGCGGAAATGTTTTATACAAAAAATGGTGTACCCATCAACGAGGATAAAACGTTAGACTTTAACGATAAGTCAACCTTACGTGTGGCCACCGCTGCAGATCGCTACTATATCAAAGAAGGATATACCACGGCACGTCTAAACTTTGACCGCGAGCCACGCTTTTATGCTGACTTGGGTTTTGACGGTGGTATCTGGTTTAAGTTTGATACTAAAAGCCTCTCAGATGAAGACACTTATTATGTGCAGGCAAAGTTAAATCAGCCTGCCGGCGCGAATAACCATGGATGGATCAATGAAACTGGATATTTTCTTAAAAAATTAGTCAATTGGGAGCAAGCATTTAGCAGCAACGGAGTCAGTTATAAGTCCTACCCTTGGCCGAACATGCGGTTAAGTGATATTTATCTGATGTACGCAGAGGCATTAAATGAGGCAAATGGTCCTTCCAATGAAGTATACACATATGTAGACCGCATTCGTGAACGTGCAGGAATTCAAGGTGTACTATCTTCTTGGAGTCAATTTTCTTCAAACCCTGACAAGCCGACAACCAAAGAAGGTCTTCGCGAAATTATCCAACGCGAACGCATGATCGAATTGGCGTTTGAAGGGAAACGTTATTGGGACTTAAGACGTTGGAAATTGGCCGTCAAATACTTCAACCAAAACATTACCGGATGGAGTGTAAACCAAGAGGTCAGCGCAGATTACTACCAGATAAGAACCTTATTTCAGCAGACATTTGTAGCGCCTAGAGATTATTTCTGGCCAATTGCTCAAGGCGAATTAACCGTAAATCCTTCATTGACACAAAGTCTTGGATGGTAG
- a CDS encoding SusC/RagA family TonB-linked outer membrane protein has protein sequence MKRWKKIKSRLGIFMFLMTATCFAALAQQVRVQGKVSSENDGTALSGVTVSVLGGTLRVSTDGNGRYVLNASKTATLVFSSVGYARQEISLIGKKIDANNTITLDAQIKLNENVIDDVVVTGFGQREKRASVVGSVTTINPKELKGPTSNLTTMLAGRVAGMIAFQRSGEPGSDNANFFIRGLGSFGTGKQDPLILIDNIESSPTDMARLQPDDIASFSVLRDANAAAMYGARGANGVVLITTKLGKEGVTKFEFRTESNISTNTRNFKFADNIRYMEMANEAYLTRPADAASGQGLPYWQNKIDHTRAGDNPLLYPNNNWIDQLIKDYTLNQRNNLNISGGGAKAKYYLSGTYNIDNGILKMNGINNFNNNIKLKNYSVRSNIDINFTPTTVGIVRVYAQFDDYNGPIGSTDENGSRINGGAATFRRAIWSNPVMFPAIYPSSYMPYMNHPLFGNALNRNGGLFVNPYAEMVRGYQEFNTSTIMPQIQINQNLNALIPGLSLTAMTYLKRYAYFEVNRKYNPFYYTASADAYGDLSLRVMNDGSLGSIGTVGTEYLDYSESAKEVNSMFYAHAIASYNHAFGKHNVGATVIGLVQNSLSGNAGNLQLSLPSRNIGLSGRFSYNFDDRYIAEFNFGYNGSERFAKNRRLGFFPSFGLSYNISNEAFFEPVKEVISKLKIRATHGFAGNDQIGRSQDRFFYLSDVNMNDFPIAFGELSGYNRPTIAIRRYANQDITWERSRQTNLGLELGLFKDLELNVDVYKQVRSNILTGRSYIPSTMGLRAPIVANTNKAESKGVDLTLNYNKNFGDSWYIQGRGTMTYAVSKKLIVDEPAYKEASRYTVGTSASQEFGYIAERLFVDDQEVLNSPVQFGKPGLDYLGGDIKYRDVNGDGQITDLDRVAIGYPTTPEMIYGFGGTVGGKGLDFSFYFQGSARSSFFINSENISPFYLNGGSQNGLLQVIADSYWSEENRNLYAFWPRLSENIIANNNQRSTWWMRSGAFLRLKTVEVGYTFKESLMKRIRAKNLRVYANGMNLFALSSFKMWDVEMGGKGIGYPIQSVYNIGLQLGF, from the coding sequence ATGAAAAGATGGAAGAAGATTAAATCTCGTCTAGGAATTTTTATGTTTCTAATGACGGCAACTTGTTTTGCAGCCCTTGCTCAACAAGTTCGGGTACAAGGAAAGGTCTCCTCAGAAAATGACGGTACAGCTTTATCAGGCGTCACGGTAAGTGTTTTGGGAGGCACTCTTCGCGTATCTACGGACGGAAATGGTCGATATGTACTAAATGCCAGCAAAACGGCAACATTAGTATTTAGTAGTGTCGGCTATGCCCGCCAGGAAATTTCCTTGATCGGAAAAAAAATAGATGCCAACAACACCATCACCTTAGATGCTCAAATCAAACTAAACGAAAATGTTATTGATGATGTTGTTGTTACGGGTTTTGGACAACGTGAAAAAAGAGCGTCTGTCGTCGGCTCGGTAACCACAATTAATCCCAAGGAATTAAAAGGACCAACAAGTAACCTGACAACGATGCTTGCGGGAAGGGTTGCTGGTATGATTGCCTTTCAACGGAGCGGTGAGCCTGGATCTGACAATGCCAATTTCTTTATTCGGGGACTTGGAAGTTTCGGAACTGGAAAACAGGACCCGCTGATTCTTATCGATAACATCGAGTCCTCACCTACCGACATGGCCCGTTTGCAACCAGACGATATCGCGAGCTTTTCTGTGCTCAGGGATGCCAATGCAGCAGCAATGTATGGTGCCCGCGGGGCAAATGGTGTTGTACTGATCACAACGAAACTGGGGAAAGAAGGTGTTACAAAATTCGAATTCCGCACCGAAAGTAATATTTCTACGAATACGCGCAATTTTAAATTTGCAGACAACATCCGCTATATGGAAATGGCCAACGAGGCTTATTTAACTAGACCAGCAGATGCCGCCAGCGGACAAGGACTTCCCTATTGGCAGAACAAAATTGATCACACACGAGCCGGAGACAATCCGCTACTGTATCCAAATAACAATTGGATTGACCAACTCATAAAAGACTACACATTAAACCAGCGCAACAACTTAAATATCAGTGGCGGTGGAGCAAAAGCAAAGTACTATCTGTCGGGAACCTATAATATCGATAATGGTATTTTAAAGATGAATGGAATCAACAATTTCAATAACAATATCAAGTTAAAAAATTATTCAGTCCGTTCGAATATTGATATCAACTTTACGCCTACTACGGTTGGTATTGTACGGGTATACGCGCAATTTGACGATTACAATGGACCTATAGGTAGTACAGATGAAAACGGGAGCCGTATCAACGGCGGAGCAGCTACGTTCAGACGGGCAATATGGTCGAATCCTGTCATGTTCCCTGCGATCTATCCATCTTCGTATATGCCTTACATGAATCATCCTTTATTTGGTAATGCACTCAATAGAAATGGTGGTTTATTTGTAAATCCGTATGCCGAAATGGTCCGTGGTTATCAAGAGTTTAATACCTCTACAATAATGCCGCAAATCCAAATTAATCAAAATCTGAATGCATTGATTCCAGGTTTGAGCCTTACAGCCATGACTTACCTAAAACGCTATGCCTATTTTGAAGTAAACCGAAAATATAACCCTTTCTATTACACCGCATCTGCTGATGCCTATGGCGATTTAAGCCTGCGCGTCATGAACGATGGCTCACTGGGATCGATCGGTACGGTCGGTACCGAATACCTCGATTATTCGGAATCTGCAAAAGAAGTCAACTCGATGTTTTACGCACATGCAATTGCGAGCTATAATCATGCTTTTGGCAAGCACAATGTAGGTGCCACAGTCATCGGATTAGTTCAGAATTCATTGAGTGGAAATGCCGGAAACTTGCAACTCTCGCTACCTTCACGCAATATTGGTCTATCTGGTCGCTTTTCTTACAATTTCGATGATCGTTATATTGCCGAATTCAACTTTGGTTACAACGGTTCAGAACGCTTTGCCAAAAATCGTCGTTTAGGTTTTTTTCCTTCCTTTGGGCTTAGTTACAATATATCCAACGAAGCATTTTTTGAACCTGTCAAAGAGGTCATTTCAAAACTAAAAATTCGCGCCACGCATGGTTTTGCTGGTAACGATCAGATAGGCCGTTCGCAAGATCGCTTTTTCTATTTATCTGATGTAAATATGAACGATTTTCCGATCGCATTTGGTGAGCTTTCGGGCTATAACAGACCGACCATTGCCATTCGTCGTTATGCCAATCAGGATATCACTTGGGAACGATCGCGGCAGACAAACTTAGGACTTGAACTAGGCCTCTTTAAAGACCTCGAATTAAATGTAGATGTTTACAAACAGGTACGGAGCAATATTCTCACTGGTCGATCTTATATACCGAGTACCATGGGGCTGCGGGCTCCTATTGTTGCCAATACCAATAAAGCAGAAAGTAAAGGGGTCGATCTTACGCTAAATTATAATAAGAATTTCGGCGACAGCTGGTATATTCAGGGTCGGGGCACGATGACCTATGCAGTGAGCAAAAAATTGATTGTGGATGAACCTGCTTACAAAGAGGCTAGCCGCTATACGGTAGGAACTTCAGCATCCCAAGAGTTTGGTTACATCGCTGAGCGTCTATTTGTGGATGATCAAGAAGTACTGAATTCTCCTGTACAGTTCGGAAAACCAGGGTTGGATTATCTTGGAGGAGATATCAAATACCGTGACGTCAATGGCGATGGACAGATTACAGACCTAGACCGTGTCGCAATAGGTTACCCAACGACACCTGAAATGATCTATGGATTTGGTGGTACTGTGGGTGGAAAGGGCTTAGACTTTAGCTTTTACTTTCAAGGTTCTGCACGCTCTTCTTTTTTCATAAATTCTGAGAATATCTCTCCTTTCTATTTAAATGGTGGTTCACAAAATGGGCTTTTACAGGTCATTGCTGACAGCTATTGGAGTGAGGAAAACCGTAACCTTTATGCCTTCTGGCCTCGCCTAAGTGAAAACATAATTGCAAATAATAATCAGAGAAGTACCTGGTGGATGCGCAGTGGAGCTTTCTTGAGATTGAAAACAGTCGAAGTCGGCTATACTTTTAAAGAAAGTCTGATGAAACGTATCAGAGCGAAAAACCTACGGGTTTATGCCAACGGAATGAATTTATTTGCCTTAAGCTCCTTTAAGATGTGGGATGTCGAAATGGGAGGAAAAGGAATAGGTTATCCGATTCAGTCCGTTTACAACATTGGTTTACAACTGGGCTTTTAA
- a CDS encoding DUF4998 domain-containing protein produces MMKVPHIKTFFIMPLLSMAMLSFLCCSKSDDYKKYLEGGEISYTGKIDSVKVFSGKERVYITGLFMADPKVERLKIYWDNRQDSTEVKVNRTAGVDTLKISLKISEGVHNFELITYDAQGNKSLSVFKTGVSYGERFSSGLINRPMYAVDYFAGDQKTTVNWGGIDLTSGAQFTEVEYTNTSGKLIIQRDSIKLGKSILADFMPGKPLRYRTLFVPDSLSIDTFYTNYSANISPKEVYLKNMNFPFETSAMGGDRWGTPAVWLVNDAAKNFKTADGKYYGGIEIRDKKACLSLEAGWWQWASPSPNLAPIVNGKIYQTTNLQPGKYRFTVSKIDKGSAGVVHLIAAKGNALPDQSALNTALGFQTLSGSSAIFEFTVTEAGPVTLGFLGNMNGTASDGSYFKVSGNMIFEKL; encoded by the coding sequence ATGATGAAAGTACCACATATTAAAACATTCTTTATCATGCCCTTGCTTAGCATGGCCATGCTTTCTTTCCTTTGCTGTTCAAAGAGTGATGATTATAAAAAGTACCTGGAAGGCGGTGAAATTTCCTACACCGGCAAAATTGATTCCGTAAAGGTCTTCTCGGGTAAAGAGCGCGTCTATATTACTGGATTATTTATGGCAGACCCCAAAGTGGAGCGTCTCAAAATATACTGGGATAATCGGCAAGATTCGACTGAGGTAAAAGTCAATCGTACAGCAGGCGTAGATACCTTAAAAATTTCGCTCAAGATAAGCGAAGGGGTACACAATTTTGAACTTATCACCTACGACGCCCAAGGCAACAAGTCGCTAAGTGTATTTAAGACTGGCGTGTCTTATGGTGAACGATTTAGTTCAGGTCTTATCAACAGACCAATGTATGCTGTTGATTATTTCGCAGGAGATCAAAAAACCACCGTCAATTGGGGGGGGATCGATCTGACCAGCGGTGCTCAGTTTACGGAAGTGGAGTATACCAATACTTCAGGTAAATTGATTATACAAAGAGACTCCATTAAACTTGGCAAAAGCATTTTAGCAGACTTTATGCCTGGCAAACCACTGCGCTACCGTACATTATTTGTTCCGGATTCCTTAAGTATCGACACATTCTACACCAATTATTCCGCAAATATATCGCCAAAAGAGGTCTATCTAAAAAACATGAACTTTCCTTTCGAGACTTCGGCCATGGGCGGCGATCGCTGGGGTACACCGGCTGTGTGGCTTGTGAATGATGCGGCAAAGAACTTCAAGACAGCTGACGGCAAATATTATGGCGGAATTGAGATTCGGGATAAAAAAGCCTGTTTATCTTTGGAAGCCGGTTGGTGGCAATGGGCCTCACCCTCACCCAACTTAGCGCCGATAGTTAATGGTAAGATCTATCAAACAACCAACCTACAGCCCGGAAAATATCGTTTTACAGTCTCAAAGATTGACAAAGGCAGCGCAGGTGTCGTTCACCTCATCGCCGCAAAAGGCAATGCCTTACCCGATCAATCCGCCTTGAATACAGCCTTAGGCTTTCAAACCCTATCTGGAAGCAGTGCAATATTCGAATTTACCGTAACAGAAGCGGGACCTGTAACCTTAGGTTTTCTAGGAAACATGAATGGAACCGCTTCAGACGGCTCTTATTTTAAAGTCTCTGGCAATATGATCTTTGAAAAATTATAA
- a CDS encoding glycoside hydrolase family 2 protein translates to MVKLINLSLVWSLFFNLLAFHLVAQQNMTNVYGRRVQLLNGKWDAIVDLYDQGRKNKIYLNKKPENKTDFYEYAFENGIRLNVPSDWNSQMSELKYYEGTIWYGRKFDAVEASGDRLFLYFGAVSYRCRIYLNGKEIGQHEGGFTPFQVEITDAVKENDNFLVVEVNNTRRIDAIPAMAFDWWNYGGITRDVFLVSTPKVFIDDYFIQLDKNKSDKINAQVKLSEKLANSFVTIEIPELQLKRTLETNAFGEVKTSFTSTEIKRWSPAVPKLYHVKISTQTDKIEEEIGFRNIGVRGEDILLNGQPIFLKSISFHEEIPQREGRAFSQSDALMLLCEAKALGCNMIRLAHYPQNEYIVRMAEKMGFMLWEEIPIWQGIDFENESTKKKAVKMMREMIARDKNRCALTFWGVANETQPSEQRNAFIRHLIATCRSMDTTRLITAAFDLVRFNKEKEIFVMDDPFIKELDVVAVNKYLGWYHHWPVSPDKAVWDVAKGQPLIISEFGGEALYGKTGEKDVASSWSEDYQATLYKDNLKMFKHIPNLRGISPWVLFDFRSPFRFHPTNQGGWNRKGLVSDQGYRKKAWYLIKEYYENNL, encoded by the coding sequence ATGGTAAAGCTGATCAATCTATCTTTAGTATGGTCTCTATTTTTTAATCTGTTAGCATTTCATCTTGTTGCTCAGCAAAATATGACTAATGTGTATGGTAGGCGTGTACAATTATTAAATGGTAAGTGGGATGCCATTGTCGATTTATATGACCAGGGTAGGAAAAACAAAATTTATCTCAATAAAAAACCGGAAAACAAGACCGACTTCTACGAATATGCTTTCGAAAATGGTATTCGTTTAAACGTGCCTTCGGATTGGAACAGCCAGATGTCCGAACTTAAATACTATGAAGGTACCATTTGGTATGGCCGTAAGTTCGATGCAGTGGAAGCAAGCGGAGATAGGCTGTTTTTATATTTTGGTGCTGTAAGTTACCGTTGTCGTATTTATCTCAACGGCAAAGAGATCGGACAACATGAAGGAGGCTTCACTCCGTTTCAGGTTGAAATAACAGATGCTGTGAAAGAAAATGATAATTTTTTGGTCGTTGAGGTCAATAATACCCGTCGGATAGATGCCATTCCAGCAATGGCGTTTGATTGGTGGAACTACGGCGGCATTACCCGTGATGTTTTTCTAGTCAGCACACCGAAAGTTTTTATTGACGATTATTTTATCCAATTGGACAAAAACAAAAGCGATAAAATCAATGCTCAGGTAAAACTTTCAGAAAAGTTGGCCAATTCTTTCGTGACCATCGAAATACCAGAATTACAACTAAAACGAACACTTGAGACGAACGCTTTTGGAGAAGTAAAAACGTCTTTTACATCAACAGAAATCAAACGTTGGTCGCCGGCTGTACCAAAATTGTATCATGTCAAGATATCTACCCAAACAGACAAAATAGAAGAGGAGATCGGCTTTCGCAATATTGGGGTGAGGGGGGAAGATATCTTGCTGAATGGCCAACCTATTTTTCTGAAGTCGATTTCATTTCATGAGGAAATACCTCAACGTGAAGGCCGTGCTTTTTCGCAGTCAGATGCATTGATGTTGCTTTGTGAAGCTAAGGCTTTGGGCTGTAACATGATTCGCTTGGCACATTATCCACAGAATGAATATATCGTGCGAATGGCAGAAAAAATGGGTTTCATGTTATGGGAGGAAATTCCCATCTGGCAGGGAATCGATTTTGAAAATGAATCGACCAAGAAAAAAGCGGTTAAAATGATGCGTGAAATGATTGCGCGTGATAAAAACCGTTGCGCACTTACCTTTTGGGGGGTAGCTAACGAAACCCAACCTTCCGAACAAAGAAATGCTTTCATCAGGCACTTGATTGCAACATGCCGATCCATGGACACAACACGACTTATTACGGCTGCTTTTGACCTGGTTCGTTTTAATAAAGAAAAAGAAATCTTTGTCATGGACGACCCTTTCATTAAAGAGCTGGATGTGGTAGCGGTGAATAAATATTTAGGCTGGTACCACCATTGGCCAGTTTCCCCTGATAAAGCTGTATGGGACGTGGCAAAAGGGCAGCCTTTGATTATCTCCGAATTCGGCGGGGAGGCCCTTTATGGAAAGACGGGCGAAAAGGATGTTGCTAGTTCATGGAGTGAAGATTACCAAGCAACTTTATACAAAGACAACTTGAAAATGTTTAAGCACATTCCAAACCTACGCGGAATTTCACCTTGGGTGTTATTTGATTTCCGTTCGCCTTTCCGTTTTCATCCGACTAACCAAGGGGGATGGAATAGAAAAGGGTTAGTATCGGATCAAGGTTATCGAAAGAAAGCATGGTATCTTATAAAGGAATATTATGAGAATAATTTATAG
- a CDS encoding DUF5000 domain-containing lipoprotein has product MNINRKMMQAIFFFCILFQNCKEEIQVAPVVNSAAPGQVSNVKVENLAGAARITYTLPKDQDLLYVKAVYQLKSGKEMEVKSSYYNNSLLVEGFADTNPHPIKLYAVNRSEVSSAPIEVSVTPLENPIWNTFRSLEAIPAFGGIRITAENESEKNLTVMVMVDSLGEWVPSVDNIYTSAKQISRTIRGFAPNPKQFAITVRDKYMNFTDTLVTTLTPLFEQPLPKSRYTAVTLPTDSKQQYSSTGLSKMWDGDIINWPNISLTDVTVNGPQWVTFDTGKLAKMSRIVIWDYPEYTNSGRMYYYGGNVRFFEIWGSDNPPSDGSWNNWTRLGTFESKKPSGLPMGQQTDEDYQLANAGLSFDFDVSAPKVRYLRIKTIKNWQGSSFMSIAELQVYGDPR; this is encoded by the coding sequence ATGAATATAAACAGAAAAATGATGCAGGCTATATTTTTCTTCTGCATCTTATTCCAAAACTGTAAAGAAGAAATTCAGGTTGCCCCTGTCGTAAACAGCGCAGCACCAGGTCAAGTGAGTAATGTGAAAGTCGAAAACTTGGCTGGGGCCGCACGGATTACCTATACCTTACCAAAGGATCAGGATCTATTATATGTCAAAGCTGTCTACCAATTAAAATCGGGCAAAGAAATGGAGGTAAAATCCTCCTACTATAACAACTCACTGTTGGTGGAAGGTTTTGCAGATACAAATCCGCATCCAATTAAGCTCTATGCCGTAAATAGAAGTGAAGTCAGTTCGGCGCCGATCGAAGTCTCCGTAACTCCTTTAGAAAACCCGATCTGGAATACTTTCCGAAGTTTGGAGGCCATTCCAGCTTTTGGTGGCATTCGGATCACGGCTGAAAACGAGTCGGAAAAAAATCTAACGGTGATGGTGATGGTTGACTCCTTGGGTGAATGGGTGCCTTCTGTCGATAATATCTACACCTCCGCAAAACAGATTTCACGTACGATCCGCGGTTTTGCTCCTAATCCCAAACAATTTGCGATTACCGTAAGAGACAAGTACATGAATTTTACTGATACACTGGTCACCACCTTGACACCGCTGTTTGAACAGCCACTTCCAAAATCGAGGTATACTGCAGTTACATTACCGACGGATTCTAAACAACAATATTCTTCTACGGGACTTTCTAAAATGTGGGATGGGGACATTATTAACTGGCCCAACATATCGTTGACTGATGTCACTGTGAACGGTCCACAATGGGTTACATTTGATACCGGTAAGTTGGCCAAAATGAGCCGCATTGTGATCTGGGACTATCCAGAATACACCAACAGTGGCCGTATGTATTATTATGGTGGAAACGTGCGATTTTTTGAAATATGGGGTTCGGACAACCCGCCTTCGGACGGAAGCTGGAACAACTGGACGCGTTTGGGTACATTTGAAAGCAAAAAGCCCTCTGGATTACCTATGGGACAACAAACAGATGAAGATTACCAACTCGCCAATGCGGGTTTAAGCTTTGACTTTGATGTCAGTGCGCCAAAGGTGCGTTATCTGCGCATCAAGACTATTAAAAATTGGCAAGGATCTTCTTTTATGTCCATCGCCGAATTACAGGTTTATGGCGATCCACGTTAA